In Saccharicrinis fermentans DSM 9555 = JCM 21142, a genomic segment contains:
- the cls gene encoding cardiolipin synthase, with protein sequence MWWTENWDSLVYSLVLLSYLISILVVIGVMVLENRSPLKSLSWILVLLLLPLLGAVLYFFFGQNLRKQKIISRKGLKNHDYIREVADLQTKDLSQFYGLNDEILEEKKRIIQLQLNNSHSVMTAGNKVQLLNNGGDKFKVLFEELEKARHFIHLQYYIIEKDEVGKRLMDLLVRKAQEGVEVRVIMDDVGSWEFKRKDLQELRASGLEIYSFLTVRFPTFTSKLNYRNHRKIVVIDGLVGFLGGINVADRYIHGDPKYGIWRDTHLKVEGDAVNSLQTIFSIDWYFVSQQELSDEKYFPAKEPLGNKMVQISSSGPDTDWPGIMMGFFKIITTAKKYVYIASPYFMPSESILMALKTAAMGGVDVRIIIPEKSDAYITKLSSMSYLKEMMLAGVKFYFYKKGFIHCKLMVSDDMIASVGSANMDFRSFEQNFEVTAFVYDKDFALEVKESFMGDFVDSNEVVLSEWLKRPVRQKVKESLARLLSPLL encoded by the coding sequence ATGTGGTGGACCGAAAATTGGGATTCTTTAGTCTATTCTTTAGTCTTGCTATCTTATCTGATATCTATTCTTGTGGTTATTGGAGTGATGGTATTGGAAAACCGTAGCCCCTTAAAGTCGCTTTCGTGGATATTGGTGCTTTTGTTACTACCCCTGCTAGGTGCTGTGCTGTATTTCTTTTTTGGGCAAAATTTGCGCAAACAAAAAATTATTAGCCGCAAAGGACTTAAAAATCATGACTATATCAGAGAAGTGGCCGATTTGCAGACCAAGGATCTTTCGCAGTTTTATGGACTAAATGATGAAATACTGGAAGAGAAAAAGCGAATTATTCAGTTACAGTTGAATAATAGCCATTCGGTGATGACTGCGGGTAACAAGGTGCAATTGTTGAACAATGGAGGGGATAAATTTAAAGTATTGTTTGAAGAGCTTGAAAAAGCCAGACATTTTATTCACTTGCAATATTATATCATTGAAAAGGATGAGGTAGGTAAGCGTTTAATGGATTTGTTGGTGCGTAAAGCCCAAGAAGGCGTGGAGGTGCGGGTAATCATGGATGATGTGGGTTCTTGGGAATTTAAGAGAAAGGATCTGCAGGAGCTGCGGGCATCTGGCCTGGAGATTTATTCTTTTTTGACGGTGCGTTTTCCAACCTTTACCAGTAAACTCAATTATCGCAATCATAGAAAGATAGTTGTTATTGACGGTTTGGTTGGTTTTTTGGGTGGTATCAATGTGGCCGACCGTTATATTCATGGCGATCCTAAATATGGAATATGGCGCGATACCCATTTGAAAGTCGAAGGTGATGCGGTGAATAGCCTGCAAACGATCTTTTCTATCGATTGGTATTTTGTAAGTCAGCAGGAACTCTCTGATGAAAAATATTTTCCAGCCAAGGAGCCTTTGGGTAATAAGATGGTGCAGATAAGCTCCAGTGGTCCAGATACGGATTGGCCTGGTATTATGATGGGGTTTTTCAAGATTATTACCACCGCCAAAAAATACGTATATATTGCGTCTCCTTATTTTATGCCCAGTGAAAGTATCCTGATGGCTTTGAAAACGGCCGCCATGGGAGGTGTAGATGTTCGGATTATCATTCCTGAAAAATCGGATGCTTATATTACTAAGCTGTCGTCCATGTCGTACCTGAAAGAGATGATGCTAGCAGGGGTGAAGTTTTATTTTTATAAGAAAGGTTTTATTCATTGCAAACTGATGGTGTCAGATGATATGATTGCCTCGGTAGGCTCTGCAAATATGGATTTTAGAAGCTTTGAGCAAAATTTTGAGGTGACCGCCTTTGTCTATGATAAAGACTTTGCTTTGGAAGTGAAAGAATCTTTTATGGGGGATTTTGTGGATAGCAATGAAGTGGTGTTGAGTGAGTGGTTGAAAAGACCTGTCAGGCAGAAGGTCAAAGAATCACTGGCTCGCCTGTTAAGTCCTTTGTTGTAA
- a CDS encoding AMP-binding protein — MENNGFIGMVEHALKKYGNRSAFSDYQGQTYTYLQVSERIYWIQELLKKCDIQKGDKVALVGRNLSNYAITYLATVSYGAVVVPILPDFGSNEIHHIVSHSESKLLFSTELIFNKVDESKMKKIVGIVNIENFKPLVNCKLHLGEVIDSIKIPADFTPALIDFASIDAEEMMVLSYTSGTSGFSKGVMLPHRSIWSNVLYAQDNLQLEVGSRMVSFLPLAHAYGCLFEFLWPFTVGCHITFLSRTPSPQIITEAFQQVKPHLILAVPLILEKIFKRRILPALEKNPVKTLSKIPILNQLVYQKVKNQLTEVFGGEFQQIVIGGAALNKDVEDFLRKIGFPFTIGYGMTECGPLISYEAWDAIQPRSAGKLVQRMDVMIDSSDPYNEVGEILVKGTNTMLGYYKNQEATDASFDKDGWLRTGDLGLIDENNFIYIKGRSKNMILSGSGQNIYPEEIEAKLNSMDYVQECLVRDMGDGKLEALVYPDYERTDAENLSEKEIVTTIEGLKKPLNDELPAYMNLSKVTLFPEEFDKTPKKSIKRYKYMK; from the coding sequence ATGGAGAATAACGGATTTATTGGTATGGTTGAGCATGCCTTGAAAAAATATGGAAATCGCTCAGCCTTTAGTGATTATCAGGGGCAAACATATACTTATCTTCAAGTTAGCGAACGGATATATTGGATACAGGAACTCCTAAAGAAGTGTGATATTCAAAAAGGAGATAAGGTAGCGCTTGTAGGGAGAAACCTCAGTAATTATGCCATTACCTATTTAGCCACCGTATCCTATGGAGCAGTGGTTGTTCCAATATTACCGGATTTTGGAAGTAACGAAATTCATCATATCGTCAGCCATTCTGAATCAAAACTGTTGTTTTCAACAGAGTTGATCTTTAATAAGGTGGATGAAAGTAAGATGAAAAAAATTGTGGGTATAGTCAATATAGAAAACTTTAAACCTTTGGTGAATTGTAAGCTTCATCTTGGAGAAGTGATCGATTCTATAAAGATACCTGCAGATTTTACACCCGCGCTTATTGATTTTGCCAGCATAGATGCAGAGGAGATGATGGTATTGTCGTATACCTCAGGGACCTCTGGTTTCTCAAAGGGTGTGATGTTACCGCATCGCAGCATATGGTCCAATGTGTTATACGCTCAAGATAACCTGCAATTAGAAGTAGGTAGTAGGATGGTATCGTTTTTACCTTTGGCGCATGCTTATGGTTGTCTCTTTGAATTTTTGTGGCCTTTTACCGTGGGTTGTCATATCACTTTTTTAAGTAGAACTCCTTCACCTCAAATTATCACAGAGGCGTTTCAACAGGTGAAGCCGCATTTAATTTTGGCAGTGCCTCTTATCTTGGAGAAAATATTTAAGAGGCGTATTCTTCCTGCACTGGAGAAAAATCCTGTGAAAACCCTTAGCAAAATACCTATCTTAAATCAGTTGGTTTATCAAAAAGTTAAAAATCAACTGACCGAAGTCTTTGGTGGCGAATTCCAACAAATTGTTATCGGTGGGGCGGCATTGAATAAGGATGTGGAGGATTTTTTACGTAAGATAGGTTTCCCTTTTACCATTGGTTATGGTATGACCGAGTGCGGTCCTCTTATTAGCTATGAAGCATGGGATGCTATTCAACCCCGGTCGGCGGGTAAGTTGGTACAGCGGATGGATGTGATGATTGACTCCTCCGACCCTTACAATGAAGTGGGAGAGATATTGGTGAAAGGAACCAATACCATGTTGGGCTATTACAAAAATCAAGAAGCTACTGATGCATCATTTGATAAAGATGGATGGTTGCGTACCGGTGATCTGGGACTTATAGACGAGAATAACTTTATATATATTAAGGGACGGAGTAAAAATATGATACTCAGCGGTTCTGGCCAAAACATTTATCCGGAGGAGATAGAAGCCAAACTGAATAGCATGGATTATGTTCAGGAATGTTTGGTCAGAGATATGGGAGATGGAAAATTAGAGGCGCTCGTTTATCCTGATTATGAACGTACTGATGCCGAAAACCTGTCAGAGAAGGAGATCGTTACGACTATAGAGGGACTGAAAAAACCATTGAACGATGAGCTGCCCGCATATATGAACCTTTCAAAAGTGACTTTATTCCCCGAGGAATTTGATAAGACTCCTAAGAAGAGTATTAAGAGGTATAAGTATATGAAGTAG
- the ribD gene encoding bifunctional diaminohydroxyphosphoribosylaminopyrimidine deaminase/5-amino-6-(5-phosphoribosylamino)uracil reductase RibD, protein MDTNMIYMQRCLQLAQNGLGNTYSNPMVGSVIVYDHKIIGEGFHHKAGQAHAEVNAIHSVKDKELLKKSTLYVNLEPCAHYGKTPPCSLLIKESGIPKVVVGCTDTFSEVAGKGIEMLRQAGVEVIVGVLEKESRELNKRFFTFHEKKRPYVILKWAQTLDGFIDIDRTVEHYGQPTWITNEIAKKLVHKWRSEEQAILVGTNTAVKDNPSLTTRQWPGNNPLRILIDRQGKVPNGHHILDGATDTIVFSAQKAGVHGKTKYVQIDFRQNIIPQILHVLYAHQLQSVIVEGGRQVLQSFIDGNLWDEARVFIGDVMFINGVEAPKLNVLPFHEEEVGNSRLQYMRNFSMQ, encoded by the coding sequence ATGGATACCAATATGATATATATGCAGCGTTGCCTTCAATTGGCGCAAAATGGATTGGGAAATACCTACTCCAATCCGATGGTGGGCTCGGTGATTGTTTATGACCATAAGATAATAGGCGAGGGTTTTCACCATAAAGCCGGGCAAGCGCATGCCGAAGTAAATGCCATTCATTCTGTAAAGGATAAGGAACTGTTAAAGAAATCTACCTTGTATGTCAACCTGGAACCTTGTGCGCATTACGGTAAAACACCACCCTGTTCTTTGCTTATCAAAGAGAGTGGTATACCCAAAGTGGTAGTGGGTTGTACGGATACTTTCTCAGAGGTGGCTGGAAAAGGTATTGAGATGTTGCGCCAAGCTGGTGTGGAAGTTATCGTTGGTGTGTTGGAGAAGGAAAGTCGGGAGCTGAACAAACGTTTTTTTACTTTTCATGAAAAAAAAAGGCCTTATGTTATTCTAAAATGGGCTCAAACGCTCGATGGCTTTATTGATATTGATCGAACAGTAGAGCATTATGGCCAGCCCACATGGATCACCAATGAAATAGCCAAAAAATTGGTACACAAATGGAGGAGTGAGGAGCAGGCCATACTGGTGGGAACAAATACTGCTGTAAAAGATAACCCATCACTGACTACACGTCAATGGCCCGGTAATAATCCACTCCGGATACTCATTGACAGGCAAGGTAAGGTGCCGAACGGTCATCATATTTTAGATGGAGCCACTGATACCATTGTTTTTTCTGCGCAGAAGGCTGGGGTACACGGAAAAACGAAATATGTACAGATAGATTTTCGGCAAAATATTATTCCTCAAATACTTCACGTCCTGTATGCACATCAACTTCAATCTGTAATTGTTGAGGGTGGACGGCAAGTATTACAAAGTTTTATAGATGGTAATTTGTGGGATGAGGCGCGGGTATTTATTGGAGATGTGATGTTTATAAATGGTGTTGAAGCTCCAAAACTGAATGTGTTGCCTTTTCATGAGGAAGAGGTGGGTAATAGCAGATTGCAATACATGAGAAATTTCAGTATGCAATAA
- a CDS encoding TonB-dependent receptor domain-containing protein, whose product MKNLFIVFFVLVSVWAQAQNGKIRGTVIDGTNGETLVGVTVFVKGTTTGTITDLDGKYSIDLAAGTYDIQISYISYETIIVEGVEVKANDITVMNDVHLGQNVQDIEEVVIKAKVMRTTETALQTMKKKSTVMLDGISASKIQLIGDATAVEAAKRITGVSIQDGKYIYVRGLGDRYSKTTLNGMDIPGLDPDKNSIQMDIFPTNLINNMMVSKNFTADLPADFTGGVMNVETKDFPERKIFSVSVGTSYNPDMHFNADYLTYEGGDLDFLGMDDGTRKLPSNARQEAIPSPISGHSSEEANAFINSFNPELGAKSKTSPTDFSIGISYGNQIDLGSNKENYADKAPKLGYVFSASYKSKYKYYDQYEYGDYQLNKDKSKFEMVNATTQDGRLGEHEVLIGLLGGVAYKTNLSKLRFTVMRLQSGESKAGQFYIDNNSLALGQSGYLAYANNLQYNERSLTNALLNGKHVLNNTGWEVDWRISPTLSISNDPDIRKTAFTFGENDTTFSAGAGGNPTRIWRELKEISLSSKFDITKKYKFKGNDASLKFGASYTYKDRDYEIIKYDLVNFGGQPTWNSLDANLVLIPENIYPYGANFYYQTDYSNPNPNEYSANSSNIAFYLSNEFNVFAKLKTTLGLRFESFVMNHTGRDQAGAQGSSFGKVLKNEKVLNSFDMFPSINLIYTLSNEQNLRASFSRTTARPSFKELSFAQIIDPLSNTIFNGALHVYGDGGGNLSATYINNYDLRWEVFLKEGQMFSVSGFYKQFEDPIELVRIPEQQTSTEYQPRNVGDGNLMGLELEFRKNLAFMSLNNLNLSGNLTLVDSKVEMTDTEYNSRKSLERNGEDIDNKRVMAGQAPYVINAGITYGLRSKGFDAGIFYNVKGETLSIVGGGIFPDVYVKPFNSLNLSVNKKFGQTQRLLIEFKVSNLLNNDYDEVYQAYKAQDQTFKKYSPGQSFSIGVKYKL is encoded by the coding sequence GTGAAAAACTTATTCATTGTTTTTTTTGTTTTAGTTTCTGTATGGGCTCAAGCCCAGAATGGAAAAATTAGGGGTACGGTTATCGATGGTACTAATGGAGAAACACTGGTGGGAGTAACTGTATTTGTGAAAGGTACAACCACTGGGACAATTACTGATTTGGATGGCAAATATTCAATTGATCTGGCCGCCGGAACTTATGATATACAGATCTCTTATATCTCATATGAAACAATTATTGTGGAAGGAGTAGAGGTAAAAGCCAACGATATAACAGTGATGAATGATGTGCATCTGGGACAGAACGTACAAGATATTGAAGAGGTAGTGATTAAAGCCAAAGTCATGAGAACAACGGAGACAGCACTACAAACGATGAAAAAAAAATCAACCGTTATGTTAGACGGTATTTCTGCTAGTAAAATTCAATTAATAGGAGATGCTACCGCAGTGGAGGCAGCAAAAAGAATTACTGGTGTTTCCATACAAGATGGGAAATACATTTATGTTCGTGGCTTGGGCGACAGATATTCAAAAACCACACTCAATGGAATGGATATTCCCGGTCTTGATCCCGACAAGAACAGTATCCAAATGGACATTTTCCCAACCAACCTGATCAACAATATGATGGTCAGCAAAAACTTTACGGCTGATCTCCCGGCCGATTTTACTGGAGGAGTCATGAATGTAGAAACAAAGGACTTCCCCGAGAGAAAAATATTTAGCGTATCGGTGGGTACCTCTTACAACCCGGATATGCATTTCAACGCTGATTACCTGACCTATGAGGGTGGAGACCTTGATTTTTTAGGCATGGATGATGGCACCAGAAAGCTCCCATCAAATGCCAGACAAGAAGCTATTCCATCTCCCATAAGTGGACACAGCAGCGAGGAAGCCAATGCTTTTATCAATAGTTTTAATCCGGAACTGGGCGCTAAAAGCAAAACCAGTCCAACTGATTTTAGCATAGGTATTTCTTATGGAAACCAAATAGACTTAGGTAGCAACAAAGAAAACTATGCTGACAAAGCACCAAAACTAGGTTATGTTTTTTCCGCCTCCTATAAATCAAAGTATAAGTATTACGACCAGTATGAGTACGGTGATTATCAACTGAACAAGGATAAGAGTAAATTCGAAATGGTCAATGCCACCACCCAGGATGGCAGACTAGGAGAACATGAAGTACTTATAGGACTACTTGGAGGCGTAGCCTACAAAACAAATCTATCCAAACTAAGGTTCACCGTAATGAGATTACAAAGTGGTGAAAGCAAAGCCGGACAGTTTTACATTGACAACAACAGTTTGGCACTGGGGCAGTCTGGCTATCTCGCCTATGCCAATAACCTTCAATACAACGAGAGATCGCTGACCAACGCTTTGCTTAATGGCAAGCACGTACTAAACAATACAGGCTGGGAAGTAGACTGGCGTATATCGCCCACCCTATCAATTTCCAATGATCCTGACATAAGAAAAACTGCCTTTACCTTCGGAGAAAATGACACCACCTTTAGTGCCGGTGCCGGCGGTAATCCAACACGAATTTGGAGAGAGCTGAAGGAAATCAGCCTCTCCAGTAAATTTGACATTACCAAAAAATACAAGTTTAAAGGCAATGATGCCTCCTTAAAATTCGGGGCTAGCTATACCTATAAGGATCGGGACTATGAAATTATCAAATATGACCTGGTCAATTTTGGAGGACAGCCCACCTGGAACTCTCTTGACGCAAATCTGGTACTCATTCCTGAAAATATTTATCCCTATGGGGCAAACTTCTATTACCAAACCGACTATAGCAACCCTAACCCCAACGAATACAGTGCAAACTCCAGCAATATAGCTTTTTACCTGTCCAATGAATTTAATGTCTTCGCTAAGCTGAAGACCACATTAGGTCTTCGCTTCGAGAGCTTTGTGATGAACCATACTGGCAGGGATCAAGCAGGCGCTCAAGGAAGCTCCTTTGGAAAGGTACTGAAAAATGAAAAAGTACTAAACTCCTTTGACATGTTCCCTTCCATCAACTTAATATACACATTAAGTAATGAGCAAAACCTACGTGCATCCTTCTCCAGAACGACGGCCAGACCATCATTCAAAGAGCTTTCTTTTGCACAAATCATTGATCCTCTATCCAATACTATTTTTAATGGAGCTCTACATGTTTATGGTGATGGCGGTGGAAACCTAAGTGCTACATATATCAACAATTACGATCTCCGTTGGGAAGTATTCTTAAAGGAAGGTCAGATGTTTTCCGTGAGTGGCTTTTATAAACAATTTGAAGACCCCATTGAATTGGTACGTATTCCAGAACAACAAACCAGTACAGAGTACCAACCTCGAAATGTGGGAGATGGAAATTTGATGGGACTGGAATTGGAATTCAGGAAAAACCTAGCTTTTATGTCACTTAACAACCTCAACCTGAGTGGTAACTTAACCCTAGTGGATTCAAAAGTGGAAATGACTGATACAGAATACAACTCTCGTAAAAGCCTGGAACGAAACGGAGAAGACATCGATAATAAACGTGTAATGGCCGGACAAGCACCCTATGTGATAAATGCGGGTATTACCTATGGCCTGCGCTCAAAAGGATTCGATGCAGGCATCTTCTACAATGTAAAAGGAGAAACCTTATCTATTGTAGGAGGAGGCATATTTCCGGATGTATATGTAAAACCCTTTAATAGCCTAAATCTTAGTGTCAATAAAAAATTCGGACAAACACAACGATTACTGATAGAATTTAAAGTATCTAATCTGCTCAACAATGATTATGACGAAGTATATCAAGCCTACAAAGCCCAAGATCAAACATTTAAAAAATACAGTCCTGGTCAGTCTTTTAGCATAGGTGTAAAATATAAACTCTAA
- the larB gene encoding nickel pincer cofactor biosynthesis protein LarB → MTFDEIFNKIQAGEISKEEAQQHFSLEWMETASRSILDVNRGMRTNIPEIIYGEYKSLDQTIELASKILNTHPRVVISRSPFNDEVAQHFDNHHPLLKGDKVLVIGELPQAYGHILVVSAGAADHPICEECEIVLKALGVNPIVFEDRGIAHPTRVLEAIKEGIKKNVKAVIVVAGMEGALAPFVASLVSLPAIGVPTSVGYGFRAKEAALTSMLASCAPNLTVVNIDGGLRAAVVAALIAKNSTNSTNTQNDKSS, encoded by the coding sequence ATGACATTTGACGAGATTTTCAATAAAATACAAGCAGGTGAAATCAGTAAAGAAGAGGCCCAACAGCATTTTAGCCTAGAGTGGATGGAAACAGCCAGTCGTTCTATTTTAGATGTAAACCGAGGGATGCGCACCAATATCCCGGAAATTATTTATGGGGAATATAAATCGCTAGATCAAACTATTGAACTCGCAAGCAAGATCCTAAACACACATCCTCGTGTAGTGATATCCCGTAGTCCATTTAATGATGAAGTAGCTCAACATTTTGACAATCATCATCCGCTCCTAAAAGGGGACAAAGTGCTTGTTATAGGTGAACTTCCTCAGGCCTATGGCCATATTTTAGTGGTAAGTGCCGGAGCGGCTGATCATCCGATATGTGAGGAGTGTGAAATAGTTTTAAAGGCGCTTGGCGTAAACCCCATTGTCTTCGAAGACAGAGGTATTGCGCACCCCACCCGTGTTTTGGAAGCGATTAAAGAGGGCATCAAAAAAAATGTGAAAGCCGTTATTGTGGTAGCAGGTATGGAAGGAGCATTGGCGCCATTTGTAGCTTCACTAGTTTCCTTACCGGCCATTGGTGTTCCCACATCCGTGGGGTATGGTTTCAGGGCCAAGGAAGCAGCACTCACATCTATGCTAGCCTCTTGCGCTCCCAATCTTACCGTGGTGAATATCGACGGAGGTCTACGAGCTGCCGTGGTAGCAGCTCTCATAGCTAAAAACAGCACAAACAGCACAAACACACAGAACGATAAGTCATCATAA
- a CDS encoding inorganic phosphate transporter — translation MEYLYLIIVILLLLGVVDLVVGVSNDAVNFLNAAMGSKVAKRHYVYLVAGAGLLIGAGFSGGMMEVARKGVFYPEHFYLNQLLMVFVAVMIADILLVDLFNTFGFPTSTTIAIVFEMLGAALAMGLLIIGGDNPDKLIIDDLINTQRIFTILGGIVISIFLAFITGAIVQFVTRVIFTFQYKNQFKFLFSVAGAVSLTAIVFLLAKQDIAFANLLSGAMDTFVHEHLATVLAIFFALSLSLFTVLAYVFNADIPRIVVFCGTFALALSFAANDLVNFIGVPLSALEGIHIFSAEGSGDASHFLMNIWGDGILANTSWQKGTYRFIYLAAGLIMAIALFYSRKARTVTNTELYLGKQESGQESFEPSHLSKLLVRIFLTLYTYIRNKMPEKITSFFSQRYERDAAPAMTDGTTTPAFFDTVRASVNLVVASILIAIGTYLRFPLSTTFVVFMVAMGTSLADQAWGRESAVYRISGVLSVLGGWFITASAGFVGAFVLTVFIWWGELYAVILLTLIIPYVLYKTNGIHKKARLQRTELKSERKQQIADNKENMAGLGRERIRKHILETSKIYILIIQGFVDENVKQLKETCEKSKYLEKVSKNIKEDLFETFSKMDAGAFNSSHYFIQAIDYLGELSSTLKQIAVPIFNHVENQHKGLSKSQKEDILLLLEEVTGFFNYLVHIEKEQKFDSVPEMIEKQKYIVDLIEDLRKKQIKRIMDGVGKTRSSILLLECYAESKNLILYTINLLKSHRDFHASYSKEH, via the coding sequence ATGGAGTACCTATACCTTATAATTGTGATCTTGTTGTTACTGGGCGTTGTAGATCTGGTAGTCGGGGTTTCTAATGATGCCGTTAACTTCTTAAACGCAGCAATGGGTTCAAAAGTAGCCAAGAGGCATTATGTGTATTTGGTAGCAGGAGCCGGCTTACTCATTGGCGCGGGATTTTCAGGAGGAATGATGGAAGTAGCGCGCAAAGGAGTCTTTTACCCCGAACACTTTTATTTAAATCAGCTACTCATGGTTTTTGTAGCGGTGATGATAGCCGATATATTATTGGTGGATTTATTTAACACCTTTGGTTTTCCCACATCTACTACCATCGCAATTGTATTCGAAATGCTGGGTGCTGCTTTGGCGATGGGGCTTTTAATCATCGGAGGAGATAATCCTGACAAGCTGATCATTGACGACCTTATAAATACCCAACGCATATTTACCATCTTAGGAGGCATCGTCATATCCATCTTTTTGGCATTCATCACAGGTGCCATTGTTCAGTTTGTTACACGCGTAATATTTACATTCCAATATAAAAACCAATTTAAATTTTTATTTTCCGTTGCCGGTGCCGTTTCTCTGACCGCCATTGTTTTTTTATTGGCAAAACAAGATATTGCCTTTGCCAATCTTCTTTCTGGCGCCATGGATACATTTGTTCATGAGCATTTAGCTACCGTCTTAGCGATATTCTTTGCACTATCGTTATCCTTGTTTACAGTTCTTGCCTACGTTTTTAATGCGGACATACCCCGCATTGTTGTTTTCTGCGGAACATTTGCCCTCGCACTTTCTTTTGCAGCCAATGACCTAGTCAATTTCATTGGAGTTCCTTTATCAGCGCTTGAAGGCATCCATATTTTTTCCGCTGAGGGGAGTGGTGATGCCAGCCATTTCTTAATGAATATTTGGGGTGATGGAATATTGGCCAACACCTCTTGGCAAAAAGGTACGTATCGTTTTATTTATCTCGCTGCCGGTCTCATCATGGCCATCGCACTCTTCTACTCACGAAAAGCACGCACGGTAACCAATACTGAATTATATTTGGGCAAACAGGAATCCGGACAAGAATCTTTTGAACCATCGCATCTATCAAAGCTTCTGGTTAGGATATTTTTAACGCTATATACATACATACGCAATAAAATGCCCGAAAAAATCACTTCCTTTTTTTCACAGAGATATGAGCGCGATGCCGCACCAGCAATGACCGACGGCACCACAACACCAGCTTTCTTTGACACTGTAAGGGCCAGCGTAAACCTGGTAGTAGCCAGTATTCTAATAGCCATTGGCACCTACCTTAGATTTCCGCTATCTACCACCTTTGTGGTTTTCATGGTAGCCATGGGTACATCATTGGCCGATCAAGCTTGGGGACGCGAAAGTGCAGTATATAGGATATCCGGTGTGCTCTCTGTTTTGGGGGGATGGTTTATTACTGCCAGCGCTGGTTTTGTAGGAGCATTTGTGCTTACTGTATTTATCTGGTGGGGAGAGTTATATGCGGTTATACTACTCACATTAATCATTCCCTATGTGTTGTACAAAACCAATGGCATACATAAAAAAGCACGCCTACAGCGCACTGAATTAAAAAGCGAAAGAAAGCAACAAATAGCCGATAACAAAGAAAATATGGCAGGCCTCGGAAGAGAACGAATTCGAAAACACATCCTAGAGACCTCAAAAATTTACATCTTAATCATACAAGGCTTTGTAGATGAGAATGTAAAACAGCTTAAAGAAACCTGCGAGAAGTCTAAATATCTGGAAAAAGTATCGAAAAACATCAAAGAAGATTTGTTTGAGACCTTCTCAAAGATGGATGCCGGGGCTTTTAATTCAAGCCACTATTTTATTCAGGCCATAGACTATCTGGGCGAGCTATCCAGCACCTTGAAACAAATTGCAGTTCCTATTTTTAATCATGTCGAAAATCAACACAAAGGACTTTCTAAAAGCCAAAAAGAAGACATCCTACTTCTACTGGAAGAAGTAACAGGTTTTTTTAACTATCTCGTTCACATAGAAAAAGAGCAAAAGTTTGATTCGGTTCCTGAGATGATTGAAAAGCAAAAATACATCGTTGATTTAATCGAGGACTTACGCAAAAAACAGATTAAACGTATCATGGATGGAGTTGGCAAAACACGCTCGAGTATTCTTTTATTGGAATGCTATGCAGAATCAAAAAATCTCATTCTGTATACCATTAACTTGTTGAAGTCACATCGCGATTTCCATGCCAGCTATTCAAAAGAGCATTAA